From one Rhizobium sp. CIAT894 genomic stretch:
- a CDS encoding ABC-F family ATP-binding cassette domain-containing protein, with translation MTLINIRNLGVTLGNPLFSKLNLVVNSGDRIGLVAANGRGKSTLFACITGTLEPSAGEITKARGLTIGHVAQNVPAALFDTPFYDAVLQALPADQAESESWRVDVVLESLEVPEAMRGRPLKHLSGGWQRLAMLARIWVTEPDVLLLDEPTNHLDLEKIAQLEGWLNGLPRDVPVILSSHDRAFLDATTNRTLFLRPEQSPVFALPYTRARAALDEADASEARRYERDMKAAEQLRKQAAKLNNIGINSGSDLLVVKTKQLKQRAEKLEDAAKPAHLERSAGAIRLSNRGTHAKVLVTLDDAAVRTPDGTLLFKTGRQFIRQGDRIVLLGLNGAGKSRLVSMLKQAIETPAAGQDGIKATPSVILGYGDQALADLNDRDTPIGTIIRRFDVGDQRARALLAGAGMTIDMQAKPIGQLSGGQKARLGMLVLRLTEPNFTLLDEPTNHLDIEGQEALESELMAHEASCLLVSHDRSFVRAVGNRFWLIEKKRLVEVESPEGFFASVAG, from the coding sequence ATGACCCTCATCAATATCCGCAATCTCGGCGTGACGCTGGGCAATCCGCTGTTTTCGAAACTGAACCTCGTCGTCAATTCAGGCGACCGCATCGGCCTCGTTGCCGCCAACGGCCGCGGGAAATCGACGCTCTTTGCCTGCATCACCGGTACGCTGGAGCCGAGCGCCGGCGAGATCACCAAGGCGCGCGGGCTGACCATCGGCCATGTCGCGCAGAATGTGCCGGCAGCACTTTTCGACACGCCGTTCTACGATGCGGTGCTGCAGGCGTTGCCGGCCGATCAGGCTGAAAGCGAGAGCTGGCGCGTCGACGTCGTGTTGGAATCGCTTGAAGTGCCTGAGGCCATGCGCGGCCGGCCGCTCAAGCATCTGAGCGGCGGATGGCAGCGGCTCGCCATGCTTGCCCGCATTTGGGTCACCGAGCCTGACGTGCTGCTGCTCGACGAGCCGACAAACCATCTCGACCTCGAAAAGATCGCGCAGTTGGAGGGCTGGCTGAATGGCCTGCCGCGCGACGTGCCGGTCATCCTCTCAAGCCATGACCGCGCCTTCCTCGATGCGACCACCAACCGGACGCTGTTCCTGCGGCCGGAGCAGTCGCCGGTCTTTGCCCTGCCCTACACACGAGCGCGCGCCGCCCTCGACGAGGCCGACGCTTCCGAAGCCAGGCGCTACGAGCGCGACATGAAGGCGGCGGAGCAATTGCGCAAACAGGCGGCGAAGCTCAACAATATCGGCATCAATTCCGGCAGCGACCTGCTCGTCGTCAAGACGAAGCAGTTGAAGCAGCGGGCCGAGAAGCTCGAGGATGCGGCGAAACCGGCGCATCTGGAACGCTCGGCCGGCGCCATCCGGCTTTCCAACCGCGGCACGCATGCCAAGGTGCTGGTGACGCTTGACGATGCGGCGGTGAGAACGCCGGACGGAACTCTGCTGTTCAAGACCGGCCGGCAATTCATCCGCCAGGGCGACCGGATCGTGCTTCTCGGCCTCAACGGCGCCGGCAAGTCACGGCTGGTGTCGATGCTGAAACAGGCGATCGAAACACCGGCGGCGGGACAGGACGGCATCAAGGCGACGCCGTCGGTCATTCTCGGCTATGGCGACCAGGCGCTTGCCGATCTCAACGACCGCGACACGCCGATCGGCACGATCATCCGCCGCTTCGATGTCGGCGATCAGCGGGCGCGCGCCTTGCTGGCCGGCGCCGGCATGACGATCGACATGCAGGCAAAACCGATCGGCCAGCTTTCTGGCGGCCAGAAGGCGCGGCTCGGCATGCTGGTGCTCAGGCTGACCGAGCCGAATTTCACCCTGCTCGACGAGCCGACCAACCATCTCGACATTGAGGGGCAGGAAGCGCTGGAGAGCGAACTGATGGCGCACGAGGCAAGCTGCCTGCTGGTCTCGCACGACCGCAGTTTCGTGCGGGCTGTAGGCAACCGGTTCTGGCTGATCGAGAAGAAGCGGCTGGTGGAAGTGGAGAGCCCGGAAGGGTTCTTTGCTTCGGTGGCGGGGTGA
- a CDS encoding XRE family transcriptional regulator gives MSTEWKTLRAELPEDVRTRLDMKRQERRLGKALAEVRKAMQATQRDVAARAAMTQNTVSKIESADDVLLSSVVRYMHSLGGGVELVLKTPDGKARRVDFDPEIYVKQIV, from the coding sequence ATGAGCACTGAGTGGAAGACACTACGCGCCGAACTTCCGGAAGATGTTCGCACTCGGCTCGACATGAAACGTCAAGAGCGCCGTCTGGGCAAGGCTTTGGCGGAAGTGCGCAAAGCCATGCAGGCAACGCAGCGGGATGTCGCTGCGCGTGCGGCCATGACGCAGAACACCGTTTCAAAAATCGAAAGCGCTGACGATGTCCTGCTGTCGTCGGTCGTGCGCTACATGCATTCCCTCGGAGGCGGTGTCGAGCTTGTCTTGAAAACACCGGACGGGAAAGCGAGGCGCGTTGACTTTGATCCTGAGATTTATGTGAAGCAGATTGTCTAG
- a CDS encoding type II toxin-antitoxin system RelE/ParE family toxin yields the protein MGLKELVGDVLDHLEDDGPFLGRPEVDTLSGSDYANMKEIRVKFGKQVWRFAFAFDPAQRAIVLCGGDKQGMNEALFYKQLINKADARFGAWLKEAKNEH from the coding sequence ATGGGGTTGAAGGAACTGGTTGGCGACGTGCTGGACCATCTCGAAGACGATGGCCCCTTCTTAGGCCGCCCTGAGGTCGATACGCTTTCGGGTTCCGATTATGCGAATATGAAGGAGATCAGAGTCAAATTTGGAAAACAGGTGTGGCGTTTTGCTTTCGCTTTCGACCCTGCTCAGAGGGCCATTGTTCTTTGCGGAGGAGACAAGCAAGGCATGAACGAGGCGCTCTTTTACAAGCAACTGATCAACAAAGCTGACGCTCGGTTCGGTGCGTGGCTGAAGGAGGCGAAAAATGAGCACTGA
- a CDS encoding ABC-F family ATP-binding cassette domain-containing protein — translation MPASIILSKVSWATPDGRPLFSDLDLSFGTDRTGLVGRNGVGKTTLLKLVSGQIQPQSGTLSVNGSLALLRQSVQVAPNETIADLFGVVGALGLLHRAEAGAATADELSAADWTLEARMTAALDRIGLDAEPQTRLAALSGGQRTRAGLAALVFTEPDFLLLDEPTNNLDREGRDAVIALISGWRAGAIIVSHDRELLESMDAIVELTSLGATRYGGNWSHYRERKALELAAARHDLAEAEKRIAEVAGKAQATVERQAHRDSAGRKMAAKGGIPRIMLGGMKERSETTGGDNARLAERRRAAAQEDAKAAREKIEILQPLSVRLPRTGLATNKTVLKMEGVAVGYRPDDPVIGNLSFAVTGPERIAVTGPNGSGKTTLLSLLTGELKPWAGTVAVMTDFAMLDQKISLLDPSASIRDNFRRINPQADENTCRAALARFMFRADAALQVVSTLSGGQFLRAGLACVLGSAPPSLLILDEPTNHLDIDSISAVEAGLRAYDGALVVVSHDETFLESIGIERRLELAGSVGG, via the coding sequence ATGCCTGCATCCATCATTCTCTCCAAAGTTTCGTGGGCCACGCCTGACGGGCGGCCGCTTTTTTCCGATCTCGATCTGAGTTTCGGGACGGACCGCACCGGTCTCGTCGGCCGCAACGGCGTCGGCAAGACGACGCTGCTGAAGCTCGTCTCCGGTCAGATCCAGCCGCAATCGGGGACGCTATCGGTCAACGGCAGTCTCGCCCTCCTCCGGCAGAGCGTTCAGGTCGCGCCTAACGAAACCATTGCCGATCTCTTCGGTGTAGTCGGGGCGCTTGGTCTTCTTCACCGTGCCGAAGCTGGCGCGGCAACGGCCGACGAGCTTTCAGCGGCGGACTGGACGCTGGAGGCGCGCATGACCGCAGCCCTTGATCGCATCGGGCTCGACGCAGAGCCGCAGACACGGCTTGCCGCACTTTCCGGCGGGCAGCGCACCCGCGCCGGGCTTGCGGCCCTTGTCTTCACCGAGCCGGATTTTCTGCTGCTCGACGAACCGACAAACAATCTCGACCGCGAAGGCCGCGATGCGGTGATCGCGCTGATATCGGGCTGGCGGGCCGGGGCCATCATCGTCAGCCATGACCGGGAACTGCTCGAAAGCATGGACGCAATCGTCGAATTGACGTCGCTCGGCGCCACCCGCTACGGCGGCAACTGGAGCCATTATCGCGAACGCAAGGCGCTGGAGCTTGCCGCCGCACGGCATGACCTCGCCGAAGCCGAAAAGCGAATTGCCGAAGTTGCCGGGAAGGCGCAGGCGACTGTGGAGCGTCAGGCGCACAGGGATAGCGCCGGACGAAAGATGGCCGCCAAGGGCGGCATCCCGCGCATCATGCTCGGCGGCATGAAGGAGCGGAGCGAAACGACCGGCGGCGACAACGCCCGTCTTGCCGAACGCCGGCGCGCGGCGGCACAGGAAGACGCAAAAGCGGCGCGCGAGAAGATCGAGATCCTCCAGCCCTTGTCGGTGCGCCTGCCACGGACCGGGCTCGCCACCAATAAGACCGTGCTGAAGATGGAAGGTGTTGCAGTCGGCTATCGGCCTGACGATCCCGTGATCGGCAATCTCTCTTTCGCCGTGACCGGGCCGGAACGGATTGCCGTCACCGGGCCGAACGGCTCTGGCAAGACGACGCTGCTTTCGCTTCTCACCGGCGAACTCAAGCCCTGGGCCGGCACTGTCGCCGTCATGACCGACTTTGCCATGCTCGATCAGAAGATCAGCCTTCTCGACCCCTCGGCCTCGATCCGCGACAATTTCCGCCGGATCAACCCGCAGGCCGATGAAAACACCTGCCGGGCCGCCCTTGCCCGCTTCATGTTCAGGGCCGACGCGGCACTGCAGGTTGTCTCGACGTTGAGCGGCGGACAATTCCTGCGCGCCGGTCTTGCCTGCGTTCTCGGCTCCGCACCGCCGTCGCTGCTGATCCTCGACGAGCCGACCAACCATCTCGACATCGATTCGATATCAGCGGTCGAGGCCGGGCTGCGTGCTTATGACGGCGCGCTTGTGGTCGTCAGCCATGACGAGACGTTTCTCGAGAGTATCGGAATAGAGCGGCGGCTGGAATTGGCTGGCAGTGTGGGTGGGTGA